A genome region from Ligilactobacillus cholophilus includes the following:
- the trmL gene encoding tRNA (uridine(34)/cytosine(34)/5-carboxymethylaminomethyluridine(34)-2'-O)-methyltransferase TrmL: MTNHIVLFEPLMPANTGNIARTCAGTNTELHLIEPLGFSTDDKYLKRAGLDYWDKVKITYHKNLPEFLETVPDPQKLYVVSKFAEQTYTDPDYSDSNEDHYFLFGKETTGLPENFMRANAEKCIRIPQNDDHIRALNLSNTAAIVIYEVLRQQGFPNLDKTHTYDNDKLK, encoded by the coding sequence ATGACAAATCATATTGTATTATTTGAACCATTAATGCCTGCTAATACAGGGAATATTGCTAGAACATGTGCAGGGACTAATACAGAATTACATTTAATCGAACCATTAGGATTTTCAACAGATGATAAATATTTAAAACGTGCTGGATTAGATTACTGGGATAAAGTAAAAATTACTTATCATAAAAATTTGCCAGAATTTTTAGAAACTGTACCTGATCCTCAAAAACTTTATGTTGTTTCAAAATTCGCAGAACAAACATATACGGATCCTGATTATTCAGATAGCAATGAAGATCATTACTTTTTATTTGGTAAAGAAACAACTGGATTACCAGAAAACTTTATGCGAGCAAATGCAGAAAAATGTATTCGCATTCCACAAAATGATGATCATATTCGTGCATTAAATTTATCTAATACAGCAGCAATTGTTATTTATGAAGTGTTGAGACAACAAGGATTTCCTAACTTGGATAAAACACACACATATGATAATGACAAATTAAAATAG
- a CDS encoding methyltransferase domain-containing protein codes for MNAKLKKIDKAKLFLTKNFNLFQCPVCKQRITGIDGQSLVCENNHRFDLSKKGTLFLLKHGVNSGYDDKALWLARRNLLQSGLFDGILDEIIKHLPQKEQKILDIGCGEGTPLSKIAIQRLKFNDSCVGFDISKDAINLATQQDTNNFFCIADLANLPFADQSFDVLIDILSPSAYHEFHRVLKPNGKLFKVIPNANYLIELRHRLYQKESKNYTYSNQDVIKRFKEIYHDFEIYPVKYQFNLTSQLQQDLVKMTPLQWGSSIDISEVLKQPLNQITVDFSLLIA; via the coding sequence TTGAACGCTAAATTAAAGAAAATAGATAAAGCAAAGTTGTTTTTGACTAAAAATTTTAATTTATTCCAATGTCCAGTTTGTAAGCAAAGAATAACTGGGATTGATGGTCAAAGTTTGGTTTGTGAAAATAATCACCGTTTCGATTTATCCAAAAAAGGAACATTATTTTTACTTAAACATGGCGTTAACAGTGGATATGATGATAAAGCGTTGTGGCTTGCAAGAAGAAATTTATTACAAAGTGGTTTGTTTGATGGAATTCTTGATGAAATTATAAAACACTTGCCACAAAAAGAACAAAAGATTTTAGATATTGGATGTGGAGAAGGGACACCATTGTCTAAAATAGCTATTCAACGTTTAAAATTTAACGACAGTTGTGTTGGATTTGATATTTCAAAAGATGCAATAAATTTAGCAACTCAACAAGATACTAATAACTTTTTTTGCATTGCAGATTTAGCAAATTTACCATTTGCAGATCAAAGTTTTGATGTGTTAATTGATATTTTATCTCCTTCTGCATATCATGAATTTCATCGAGTGCTAAAGCCAAATGGAAAATTATTTAAAGTTATTCCCAATGCAAACTATTTAATAGAATTACGACACCGACTTTATCAAAAAGAAAGTAAAAATTATACATATAGTAATCAAGATGTAATAAAACGTTTTAAAGAAATTTATCACGATTTTGAAATCTATCCAGTTAAGTATCAATTTAATTTAACATCTCAATTACAACAAGATTTAGTTAAAATGACTCCGTTACAATGGGGAAGTTCCATTGATATCTCAGAAGTTTTAAAGCAACCGCTTAATCAAATTACTGTTGATTTTTCGTTGTTGATTGCCTAA
- a CDS encoding aminoacyl-tRNA deacylase: protein MAKKKKIKKTNEERILDEHQIEYEEKNFNWVERGQEALEDAKSQGIEPKSILKTIVLQANGDSKDYLVVCLPVDSEINLKLVAKQLDKKQVHLADNKKLIKITGYVHGANTPIGIYENKGFPIYFDEQIKCFDEISVSAGKLGRSVRLKQSDLVSLVKGKYIKVER, encoded by the coding sequence TTGGCAAAAAAGAAAAAAATAAAAAAAACTAATGAAGAACGAATTTTAGACGAACACCAAATTGAATATGAAGAAAAAAACTTTAATTGGGTAGAACGTGGTCAAGAGGCTTTAGAAGATGCTAAAAGTCAAGGAATAGAACCTAAAAGTATTTTAAAGACAATTGTATTACAAGCAAATGGGGATTCTAAAGATTATTTAGTAGTATGTCTTCCAGTTGATTCTGAAATAAATCTAAAATTAGTTGCTAAACAATTGGATAAAAAACAGGTTCATTTAGCAGATAATAAAAAACTAATTAAGATTACAGGTTATGTGCATGGGGCCAATACGCCTATTGGTATTTATGAAAATAAGGGATTTCCTATCTATTTTGATGAACAAATTAAATGTTTTGACGAAATTTCAGTTTCAGCAGGAAAATTAGGCCGTTCAGTCCGGTTGAAGCAAAGTGATTTAGTTTCTTTAGTGAAGGGAAAGTATATTAAAGTTGAACGCTAA
- a CDS encoding PTS glucitol/sorbitol transporter subunit IIA has protein sequence MIKANVVSIGKDALNEEDQIIILFGEKVSDRLKDISVIQKVNQASDYKITDDMHVIIDDQEYQIKYVGQLVESNFDSIHHTVLSFEDVPNEPRNNAIYLTPQKLPKIKVGSKILIK, from the coding sequence ATGATTAAAGCAAATGTAGTTTCAATTGGCAAAGATGCCTTAAATGAAGAAGATCAAATTATTATTTTATTTGGAGAAAAAGTTTCAGACCGCTTGAAGGACATATCTGTAATTCAAAAAGTTAATCAAGCATCTGATTATAAAATTACTGATGATATGCATGTTATTATTGATGACCAAGAGTATCAAATTAAATATGTTGGACAATTAGTGGAAAGTAACTTTGATTCTATTCATCATACTGTCTTATCATTTGAAGATGTTCCTAATGAACCAAGAAATAATGCAATTTATTTAACTCCACAAAAATTACCAAAAATTAAGGTAGGATCAAAGATTTTAATTAAGTAG
- a CDS encoding lactonase family protein produces the protein MCDLKQEIYFGTYTKKLSEGIYHATLDSVTNSISHPKNIISIGNPTYLRSLNNNMLLSIATNKNQGGIALYSSYNNQFTLLDSSLSEGSSPCYLGYDSQRNLVFAAYYHRGTVEAYHIDKNGHLTLTDSIKQSGAGPREEQKSSHIHYADLTPDNRLAVIDLGSDTLTTYDISNEGKLTFKNQLKLPAGFGPRHLVFAPNNNYAYLIGELSSQIATLKYHKSEGRFEIISSISTIPSTFNKHNGASAIRITSNGKYLYAANRGHDSIVSYQILNDHTLDLIEYTNTQGSFPRDFALDSTEKFLIVANQNTNNISLFTVNQQNGKLNCIQHDIVLPEGVCVCFKN, from the coding sequence GTGTGTGATTTGAAACAAGAAATTTATTTTGGCACATATACAAAAAAATTAAGTGAAGGAATTTATCATGCAACATTAGATTCAGTAACAAATTCAATTTCACATCCAAAAAATATAATTAGCATTGGCAATCCAACATATCTACGTTCTTTAAATAATAATATGTTATTATCAATTGCTACAAATAAAAATCAAGGTGGAATTGCCCTTTATTCATCTTACAATAATCAATTTACTTTATTAGATTCTTCACTCTCTGAAGGATCAAGTCCATGCTATTTAGGTTACGATTCTCAACGAAATTTAGTTTTTGCAGCATACTACCATCGTGGAACAGTAGAAGCATATCATATAGATAAAAATGGTCATCTAACACTTACAGATAGTATTAAACAATCTGGGGCTGGTCCACGCGAAGAACAAAAAAGTTCACATATTCATTATGCTGATTTAACTCCAGATAATCGATTAGCAGTAATTGATTTAGGTAGTGATACTTTAACAACTTACGATATTTCCAATGAAGGAAAATTAACTTTTAAGAATCAACTTAAATTACCTGCTGGATTTGGTCCTAGACATCTGGTTTTTGCTCCAAATAACAACTATGCTTACCTTATTGGAGAATTAAGCAGTCAAATAGCTACTTTAAAGTATCATAAATCAGAAGGTCGTTTTGAAATTATATCTTCAATTTCTACAATTCCTTCTACATTCAATAAACATAATGGTGCTAGTGCTATTCGAATTACCTCAAACGGAAAATATTTATATGCTGCTAATCGCGGTCACGACAGTATTGTCTCATATCAAATACTTAATGATCACACATTAGATTTAATTGAATATACAAATACTCAAGGGAGTTTTCCAAGAGATTTTGCACTTGATTCAACAGAAAAATTCTTAATTGTGGCAAATCAAAATACAAATAATATAAGTCTTTTTACAGTTAACCAACAAAATGGTAAACTAAATTGCATTCAACATGATATAGTCTTACCTGAAGGCGTATGTGTCTGTTTTAAAAATTAG
- a CDS encoding copper homeostasis protein CutC, translating into MIIKQQEISSINELSETNEFQKIELTNHETTVSKGLMAESIKYLKDKNIATEALIRPRLGNYNFNDLEVKIMEADIFEAQALGLDSVAIGATTKQNKLDEDVMYQLIGASGGMQITLNHVFDTLKLQDQKKAIDFANENQIDHIMIKADFNNKAFKTKVQDLINYNQGTVQFILTGTNQEKLEKMCHDLDIKLMLIEK; encoded by the coding sequence ATGATTATAAAACAACAAGAAATTTCATCTATTAATGAATTATCAGAAACCAATGAATTTCAAAAAATTGAATTAACAAACCATGAAACAACTGTAAGTAAAGGATTAATGGCAGAAAGTATTAAATATCTTAAAGATAAAAATATTGCAACTGAAGCCTTGATCCGCCCTCGCCTAGGAAACTATAATTTTAATGACCTTGAAGTTAAAATCATGGAAGCAGACATTTTTGAAGCTCAAGCATTAGGATTAGATTCAGTTGCAATTGGCGCAACAACTAAACAAAATAAATTAGACGAAGATGTAATGTATCAATTAATTGGTGCAAGTGGTGGAATGCAAATTACACTTAATCATGTATTTGATACATTAAAATTACAAGATCAAAAAAAAGCTATTGATTTTGCAAATGAAAATCAAATAGATCATATAATGATCAAAGCGGATTTTAATAACAAAGCATTTAAAACAAAAGTTCAGGATTTAATTAACTATAATCAAGGCACTGTACAATTTATTTTAACCGGTACAAATCAAGAAAAATTAGAAAAAATGTGTCATGATTTGGATATTAAATTAATGCTTATTGAAAAATAA
- a CDS encoding RluA family pseudouridine synthase → MKINWMYEGQEPVKLKTFIKNKGISRHLLAKIRHEDGKILINGKENYCVDKISNGTNVTIEFPAEKNRKKELVPSYVPLNIIYEDRDFLIVNKPPHVNSIPSIPQPCDSLVNRVYGYYQLRGYHDIIPHIVTRLDRDTSGVVLFAKHRYATAMLSKQLNQHELKKIYFALLSGSLLQDHFIIDEPIGRVPNSLIKRRVVSTGKSAQTEIFVQNRFKECTFAKVRLHTGRTHQIRVHSDFLGHPLIGDTLYNGKIQMPLQRQGLHCAEIEFYHPFKQKLMHFEAPMPTDMIEYMEIVKKHA, encoded by the coding sequence ATGAAAATTAATTGGATGTATGAAGGTCAAGAGCCAGTTAAACTTAAAACTTTTATCAAGAACAAAGGAATTTCACGTCATTTATTGGCAAAAATCCGTCATGAAGACGGAAAAATTTTAATAAACGGCAAAGAAAATTATTGTGTTGACAAAATTTCAAATGGAACTAATGTGACTATTGAATTTCCAGCAGAAAAAAATCGTAAAAAAGAATTAGTTCCGTCATATGTACCATTAAATATAATATATGAAGACCGAGACTTTTTAATAGTAAATAAGCCACCACATGTAAATTCAATTCCGTCTATTCCGCAACCATGCGATTCATTAGTTAATCGTGTTTATGGATATTATCAATTAAGAGGATATCACGATATAATTCCCCATATTGTAACTAGACTAGATCGGGATACTTCTGGTGTGGTATTATTTGCCAAACATCGCTATGCTACCGCAATGTTATCAAAACAATTAAATCAACATGAATTAAAGAAGATTTATTTTGCATTATTAAGTGGTAGTTTATTACAAGATCATTTTATAATAGATGAACCGATTGGAAGGGTTCCAAATAGTTTAATTAAAAGAAGAGTTGTAAGCACTGGTAAAAGTGCTCAAACAGAAATTTTTGTTCAAAATCGCTTTAAAGAATGTACCTTTGCTAAGGTTAGATTACATACAGGAAGAACTCATCAAATTAGAGTCCATTCAGATTTTTTAGGTCATCCATTAATAGGTGATACATTATATAATGGAAAGATTCAAATGCCATTGCAAAGACAAGGGTTACATTGTGCGGAAATTGAATTTTACCATCCCTTTAAACAAAAGTTAATGCATTTTGAAGCTCCAATGCCAACTGATATGATTGAATATATGGAAATAGTAAAAAAGCATGCATGA
- a CDS encoding NAD kinase translates to MKIGIFANETKKSMRIKNELITKFKERHFILDDTHPDIVITIGGDGTLLSAFHSYEDQLENIRFVGVHTGHLGFYTDWRLDELDDLIISLQSDNGQAIAYPLLDVSVHYRNQSKPDKFLALNEATLKRIGMTMAADVYIGGDFFERFRGDGLCVSTPTGSTAYNKSLGGAVIHPSLAALQLTEIGSLNNLVYRTISSPLIIAPNDWITIRPNQTSDYFMTLDQKTVYGKEIEEIMFKISKRKIRFAKYRHTAFWRRVQTAFIGDSYEN, encoded by the coding sequence ATGAAAATTGGAATTTTTGCAAATGAAACCAAAAAATCAATGCGAATTAAAAATGAGCTCATTACAAAATTTAAAGAGCGGCATTTTATTCTTGATGATACACATCCAGATATTGTAATTACAATTGGTGGAGATGGTACCTTACTTTCTGCATTTCATTCTTATGAAGATCAATTAGAAAATATTCGATTTGTTGGTGTTCATACAGGTCATTTAGGCTTTTATACTGACTGGCGTTTAGATGAATTAGACGATTTAATTATTAGCCTACAATCGGATAATGGACAGGCAATTGCATATCCACTATTAGATGTAAGTGTACACTATCGAAATCAAAGTAAGCCTGATAAATTTTTAGCTTTAAATGAAGCTACTTTGAAACGAATTGGAATGACAATGGCAGCAGACGTTTATATTGGCGGAGATTTCTTTGAACGTTTTCGTGGTGATGGATTATGTGTTTCAACGCCGACTGGGTCAACCGCTTATAACAAATCATTAGGTGGTGCGGTTATTCATCCAAGTTTAGCGGCTTTACAACTAACGGAAATAGGGTCGTTAAATAATTTGGTTTATCGTACAATAAGTTCACCGTTGATTATTGCTCCAAATGATTGGATTACAATTAGACCTAATCAAACTAGTGATTATTTTATGACTTTAGATCAAAAAACAGTATACGGAAAAGAAATAGAAGAAATTATGTTCAAAATTTCTAAACGAAAAATTCGTTTTGCTAAATATCGACATACTGCATTTTGGCGTCGTGTTCAAACGGCATTTATTGGTGATTCGTATGAAAATTAA
- a CDS encoding GTP pyrophosphokinase, producing MDNWEEFLAPYAQAVSELELKLNSLKHQLSYANNHGPIEFVTGRVKTRESILEKMHRRHITKENIVTDMEDIAAVRIMCEFVDDIYQIVSILRKRHDMEIIEERDYIAHKKPSGYRSYHIIIRYSVELVSGTKFLKAEIQIRTLAMNFWATIEHSLNYKYKGEFPPEIAMRLRKTAEAAFLLDTEMSNIHDDIKEAEKLFAQRKRGQIEHERVEREEK from the coding sequence ATGGATAATTGGGAAGAGTTTTTAGCACCATATGCACAAGCTGTGTCAGAATTAGAGTTAAAATTAAATAGTTTAAAACATCAACTAAGTTATGCTAATAATCATGGTCCAATTGAATTTGTTACTGGGCGAGTAAAAACAAGAGAGAGTATTTTAGAAAAAATGCATCGTAGACATATAACAAAAGAAAATATAGTTACAGATATGGAAGATATTGCTGCGGTTAGAATAATGTGCGAATTTGTTGATGATATTTATCAAATCGTAAGTATTTTGCGTAAACGGCATGATATGGAGATTATAGAAGAACGTGATTATATTGCTCATAAAAAGCCAAGTGGGTATCGTTCATATCATATTATTATTCGTTATTCAGTAGAATTAGTTAGTGGAACAAAGTTTTTAAAAGCAGAAATTCAAATTAGAACACTTGCAATGAATTTTTGGGCAACAATTGAACATTCATTAAATTATAAATATAAGGGCGAATTTCCTCCTGAAATTGCAATGCGCTTGCGTAAAACTGCAGAAGCAGCATTTTTATTAGATACAGAAATGTCAAATATTCATGATGATATTAAAGAAGCTGAGAAGTTATTTGCTCAACGTAAACGTGGTCAGATAGAACATGAAAGGGTAGAGAGAGAAGAAAAATGA
- a CDS encoding DsbA family protein, translating to MLEVYLFINPISETCYQTEKKIINLLNESNYKIRFRVLPLLTLSTVNYAMEHVGLPCVMRNQIVDTLYHASLDYEAALFQGQKRGRDFLINIQECTLRNNFKYSEKMVRNVAQISHLDWKIFEEDRKSKLAVKTFRKDQQIAAEMNISTYPTVVLTNTKFPDYAFSLDPWKSFDKLKQLILQPDNFANFSTNCTQSQFLRPARLKE from the coding sequence ATGTTAGAAGTATATCTATTTATTAATCCAATTAGTGAAACTTGCTATCAAACAGAAAAAAAGATTATTAATTTACTAAATGAATCAAATTATAAAATTCGATTCAGAGTTTTACCTTTGCTGACACTTAGTACTGTAAACTATGCAATGGAGCACGTTGGTTTACCTTGTGTAATGCGAAATCAAATTGTTGACACACTTTATCATGCGTCGCTAGATTATGAAGCAGCATTATTTCAAGGACAAAAACGTGGTCGTGATTTTCTTATCAATATTCAAGAATGCACTTTACGTAATAATTTTAAATATTCAGAAAAAATGGTACGTAACGTTGCACAAATTAGTCATTTAGATTGGAAAATTTTTGAAGAAGATCGCAAATCTAAATTAGCAGTCAAGACATTTCGGAAAGATCAACAAATTGCTGCTGAAATGAATATTTCAACTTATCCAACTGTAGTCTTAACTAACACTAAATTTCCAGACTATGCCTTCTCTTTAGACCCTTGGAAATCATTTGATAAATTAAAGCAATTAATTTTACAACCGGATAATTTTGCCAATTTTTCAACTAATTGTACACAGTCTCAATTTTTACGTCCAGCTAGATTAAAAGAATAG
- the pepF gene encoding oligoendopeptidase F: MTEIKKLPKRTDIPVKLTWDLDKVYSSTEEWHIDEKKLLNILNDFKKYKGILAQNSNVLLEGLSTYLLIYRKYEKMAVFASMKNDQDTTNAKYQKLQNEADNLGTKIASETAFFQPEIAHIDDQKYIEFLKNKKLVPFKHFLDDLRSVKDHLLSDQEESLIAKAGNVYNAPEKTFEMLSNADLEFPVVKDEKENSIQLSEGTYSKLLESTDQNVRKNAFKAFYKTYGNFKNTFATTLTAQVQVQNYLADVHHFDSAREAALTENHIPTEVYDVLIDEVHQNLPLLHRYVKLRKKLLNLKQVHMYDLYTPIIGKCPISFSYEEAKKKALDALNVLGEDYISHVKEAFDNRWIDVVENKGKRTGAYSSGTYDTAPYILLNWQDGLENLFTLVHEMGHSMHSYYTTHNQPYQYGDYPIFVAEIASTTNENLLTDYLLENEKDPQIKAYILNHYLDGFKGSVFRQTQFAEFEQWIHVQDQNSKALTADSISKYYGELNQKYYGPDIFNDPEISLEWTRIPHFYYDFYVYQYATGFAAATTLSKRIEDNSEEHTNDYLKFLKSGSSEYPVQTMKKAGVDMSQRDYLKKAFNIFEERLNQLEELVL, translated from the coding sequence TTGACAGAAATAAAAAAATTACCAAAACGTACAGATATTCCTGTTAAGTTAACATGGGATTTAGATAAAGTTTATTCTTCAACAGAAGAATGGCATATAGACGAAAAAAAATTACTTAATATTTTGAACGATTTTAAGAAATACAAGGGAATTTTAGCACAAAATAGTAATGTACTTTTAGAAGGACTTTCAACATATTTATTAATTTATAGAAAATATGAAAAAATGGCAGTATTTGCATCAATGAAAAATGATCAGGACACAACCAATGCAAAGTATCAAAAATTGCAAAATGAAGCTGATAATTTAGGAACAAAAATTGCTTCTGAAACTGCATTTTTTCAACCCGAAATTGCGCACATTGACGATCAAAAATACATAGAATTTTTAAAAAATAAAAAACTAGTACCATTTAAACATTTTCTTGATGATCTACGTTCAGTTAAAGATCACCTATTAAGTGATCAAGAAGAAAGTTTGATTGCAAAAGCAGGAAATGTTTATAATGCTCCTGAAAAAACATTTGAAATGCTGAGTAACGCTGATTTAGAGTTTCCAGTTGTAAAAGATGAAAAAGAAAATTCAATCCAACTTTCTGAAGGAACGTATTCTAAATTACTAGAATCAACAGATCAAAATGTAAGAAAAAACGCTTTTAAAGCATTTTATAAAACATATGGCAATTTTAAAAACACTTTTGCTACAACTTTAACAGCACAAGTTCAAGTTCAAAATTACCTAGCAGATGTTCACCATTTTGATAGTGCTAGAGAAGCTGCATTAACTGAAAATCATATTCCAACTGAGGTTTATGATGTATTAATTGATGAAGTTCATCAAAATTTGCCATTATTACATCGTTATGTAAAATTACGAAAAAAACTTTTAAATTTAAAACAAGTTCATATGTATGATCTATATACTCCAATTATTGGAAAATGCCCAATTTCATTTTCATATGAAGAAGCGAAGAAAAAAGCATTGGATGCATTAAATGTTTTAGGAGAAGATTATATTTCTCATGTAAAAGAAGCTTTTGATAATCGCTGGATTGATGTAGTTGAAAATAAAGGAAAGCGGACAGGTGCATATTCTTCAGGAACTTATGATACTGCACCATATATTTTATTAAATTGGCAAGATGGATTAGAAAACTTATTTACTTTAGTCCATGAAATGGGTCATAGTATGCATAGTTACTATACTACACATAATCAACCTTACCAATATGGTGATTATCCTATTTTTGTTGCTGAAATTGCGTCAACTACAAATGAAAATCTTTTAACAGATTATTTGCTAGAAAATGAGAAGGATCCGCAAATAAAAGCATATATTTTAAATCACTATTTAGATGGTTTTAAAGGTTCTGTTTTCCGTCAAACTCAATTTGCTGAATTTGAACAATGGATCCATGTACAGGACCAAAATAGTAAAGCATTGACAGCAGATTCAATTTCAAAATATTATGGTGAATTAAATCAGAAATATTATGGACCAGATATTTTTAATGATCCAGAAATATCATTGGAATGGACAAGAATTCCTCACTTTTATTATGATTTTTATGTTTATCAATATGCAACTGGTTTTGCAGCTGCTACAACTTTGTCTAAACGAATTGAAGATAATAGTGAAGAGCATACAAATGATTATCTTAAGTTTTTAAAATCCGGTAGTTCAGAGTATCCAGTGCAAACAATGAAAAAGGCTGGAGTTGATATGAGTCAACGTGATTACCTTAAAAAAGCATTTAATATATTTGAAGAGAGACTAAATCAATTAGAAGAGTTAGTTTTATAA
- a CDS encoding competence protein CoiA, whose protein sequence is MFYAVNINKQLIHISKANKNFKYLCPLCSMPVKIRDIKGKQLHFAHQMNNNHNNIAESKIHKEGKMLLAKWGEELGYKVSLEYYLKRTRQRIDVILEKNSKKIALEYQCSPISVNKLKERSLNYHKLGIKDFWFIGSRYKINKRISQMNAKFFRFHPNLGFYLIYLNPIDQRLEIYYQILKADFIKPFYRVKYCYSLKEFQLFIKRKNKLIIPKISKYDQIRQQRRKKKLRFFPTEKMKLIQNESYIKKINIEQILTKCFDVNYKIPIYQNLIFYYNAGKYLKLESLVKCYQLPFLNINNFEK, encoded by the coding sequence TTGTTTTATGCAGTAAATATAAATAAACAACTAATACATATATCAAAAGCAAATAAAAATTTTAAGTATCTTTGTCCATTATGTTCAATGCCAGTCAAAATAAGAGACATAAAAGGAAAACAATTACATTTTGCTCATCAAATGAATAATAATCATAATAATATAGCAGAAAGTAAAATACATAAAGAAGGCAAAATGTTATTAGCTAAATGGGGAGAAGAATTAGGTTATAAGGTTTCTTTAGAATATTATTTAAAACGAACAAGGCAACGAATTGATGTAATATTAGAAAAAAATTCTAAAAAAATTGCATTAGAATATCAATGCTCGCCTATATCAGTTAATAAATTAAAAGAACGTAGTTTGAATTATCATAAATTAGGAATTAAAGACTTTTGGTTTATTGGATCAAGATATAAAATCAATAAAAGAATCTCACAAATGAATGCGAAATTTTTTCGATTTCATCCAAATTTAGGGTTTTATTTAATATATTTAAATCCAATAGATCAGAGATTAGAAATATATTATCAAATATTAAAGGCCGATTTTATTAAACCTTTTTATCGCGTGAAGTATTGCTATTCTTTGAAAGAGTTCCAATTATTCATAAAACGGAAAAATAAATTAATTATTCCTAAAATTTCTAAATATGATCAAATTAGACAACAAAGAAGAAAAAAGAAGTTACGTTTTTTTCCTACAGAGAAAATGAAATTGATACAAAATGAAAGTTATATTAAAAAAATCAATATTGAACAAATTTTAACTAAATGTTTTGATGTTAATTATAAAATACCAATATATCAGAATCTTATATTTTATTATAACGCTGGTAAATATTTGAAGTTGGAATCATTGGTTAAATGTTATCAATTACCATTTTTAAATATTAATAATTTTGAAAAATAA
- a CDS encoding adaptor protein MecA — protein MEKEKINENTMRVSLEKSDLEERGISLLDLIGNQQDVEEFFHSILDEVDTEHEFRDNGAVTFQLVPNGEGVELFITKVDPEKIENIKLPEDVELDENKSVMLSNITPEQLDEMGLDEDVTDFLKKNMQNAKQKITKSFLDDFQKNKEKSDKDNVKNNGRAKRLRKQTVAVFKFNSFDNFVMMVKSINTNICFISNLFKLDEDYYFAIAISNERYTSDVINNLLSNMSEFGEVMDFAPMLLEEHGTLIKDRNAFEWVKYHFAF, from the coding sequence ATGGAAAAAGAAAAAATAAATGAAAATACAATGCGTGTTTCTTTAGAAAAGTCAGACCTAGAAGAACGAGGAATTTCGCTTTTAGATCTAATTGGAAATCAGCAAGATGTAGAGGAATTTTTCCATAGCATTTTAGATGAAGTTGATACTGAACATGAATTTCGTGACAATGGTGCTGTTACTTTTCAATTAGTTCCAAATGGTGAAGGTGTAGAATTATTTATTACAAAAGTAGATCCTGAAAAAATTGAAAATATAAAACTACCAGAAGACGTAGAACTTGATGAAAATAAAAGTGTTATGTTGTCTAATATTACTCCAGAACAGTTAGATGAAATGGGCTTAGATGAAGACGTTACAGATTTTTTAAAAAAGAACATGCAAAATGCTAAACAAAAAATAACAAAATCGTTTTTAGATGATTTCCAAAAAAATAAAGAAAAATCCGATAAAGATAATGTTAAAAATAATGGTAGAGCAAAGCGTTTAAGAAAACAAACTGTTGCAGTTTTTAAATTTAATTCTTTTGATAATTTTGTAATGATGGTAAAATCTATTAATACAAATATATGTTTTATTTCTAACTTGTTTAAATTAGATGAAGATTATTATTTTGCAATTGCAATTTCTAATGAGAGATATACAAGTGATGTAATTAATAACTTATTATCTAATATGTCTGAATTTGGCGAAGTTATGGATTTTGCACCAATGTTACTTGAAGAGCATGGTACTTTAATCAAAGATCGTAATGCTTTTGAATGGGTAAAATATCACTTTGCATTTTAG